A region from the Polyangiaceae bacterium genome encodes:
- a CDS encoding 4Fe-4S binding protein, translating to MSSWAKITSRWFQRLVKGKEPEPARQAGTLAIVSGAEAVLATETMVSERIGRALSAGETRPTTERGAGKNAFGRETRELIADDDRSALAAAEGRALGGVRAAVLLGEARLSRSRDAVSAAAARRVPLVIHAITSSDTATATTMGAEGHGPYHALADTGALLGLARDAQQAVDMALAARYVAERALLPAVIAMDAPETAWAPSSVLLPDAALVREALGSPDDQLESPTVEQSLTLGDKRRRVPRWFDPDRPAAHGMQQSGRDLAVALAGQRAFAAEPVSRLLDEALEAVSRLTGRKLERVTQHRMDGAEYVFVAQGAAIHAAIAVADYLRNEKKEKVGVLGIDWLRPLAAAAIEEALRHAQAVTVLERTGDALAGGGPLLREIRAAIGDTGPKLLHATYGLGGQPLSNADLLALFENMRLPTGARTDVALGVSMPKASTAHPRRQALAQRLLAEYPELARSTLAIDAPLDLRPTSAKTVALWARHSESPAPVLDALASAVSKVVGQHVRSRTSTVEQGTWMAQVTAAGEAFSDLASVVWHDVAVVATPELPAAINPAAEVAKGGALLLASPLSEAELWRELPESWQRSIDDRELRVFVLDGSVSDLVNWVPWLLGAPEMPEGDLKRLTDVDPRVHANPVPPLAVRRFSRTRSTYDNLPRFWGELALPRLEQGVAETSPDPYLSLAAVPPSTSSLFEVAVHRNRIPLVDIERCVGCGACWTACPDSAIVPGIIGTEALLNAAADIATPPGAERNPIADKVRRAHKQLAARVDGALAKQKATKLDGALLSESFSWLLEQMKVSAEERPEYEKVFKATLAQVKKLPYAATEPFFHRPHSEQKGSGELVALAVSPAACQGCGGCSAVCPEDAITVGERNEDNVISAGAGFTIWEQLPDPSGESIARAGRSEAVGNMAAVMTSRHTLLAVTGGGGHEPGSGARVGARLVAAVTELEQQRRTVQRVGALRDLSQRCRSAIRDALAGAVPSEDLAALDRALESTPDRSGNVGALVEKLGALGAKSTVDSESAERLVKLARLVDEELALLETGADGMGRARFGLVIAGEPLGEWAAEFPRNPFAVPTVVDLSSEALDLSMGLAESLLDRHAAEVRLARRTELWLSNPGNAVLEEPAVERLGWQDLSDEEIAACPPVVVLAGPEIFGAASQAGLSRVLASRFPVKVVVLDGRERWIGATDPLLPYVMQRRALVMSSTIAHREHLFAGVSRALAQTGPALIHVYAPSPNRHGFDSADTVARARAAVDCRVHPLFVWDPAEDGVFGTRFRLEGNPSVTEPWAKDAEGTLRTPAHFALGETRFASHFVAPEGDTLSIEEWARAGRDERAKAMPMVKQGDVECVLDRDLADAVLERLSTWRTLQELAGVVTPFTAKVKADADRDVAAAHQQEIEKIRAEYEAKLAAQKATQLDEATARLGQRLIELAGYAPARRGDGQA from the coding sequence ATGAGTAGCTGGGCAAAGATCACTTCGCGTTGGTTTCAGCGGCTGGTCAAGGGCAAGGAGCCGGAGCCGGCGCGCCAGGCCGGGACGCTTGCCATCGTGAGCGGCGCGGAAGCCGTGCTGGCGACGGAAACCATGGTGAGCGAGCGCATCGGACGCGCGCTTTCGGCGGGGGAAACACGCCCAACGACGGAGCGGGGTGCGGGAAAGAACGCGTTTGGCCGTGAGACGCGGGAGCTGATCGCCGACGACGATCGAAGCGCGCTGGCCGCGGCGGAAGGCCGAGCGCTGGGCGGCGTGCGGGCGGCGGTGCTGCTCGGCGAGGCGCGCCTGTCGCGCAGCCGGGACGCCGTGAGCGCCGCGGCGGCTCGCCGCGTCCCGCTGGTGATTCACGCGATCACGAGCTCCGACACCGCCACCGCGACCACCATGGGCGCAGAAGGACACGGTCCGTACCACGCGTTGGCGGACACCGGAGCGCTGCTGGGCCTCGCGCGGGACGCGCAGCAGGCCGTGGACATGGCCCTGGCCGCCCGCTACGTGGCGGAGCGGGCGCTGTTGCCGGCGGTGATCGCGATGGACGCCCCGGAGACGGCCTGGGCGCCGTCGTCCGTGCTGTTGCCCGACGCGGCCCTGGTGCGCGAGGCCCTCGGCAGTCCTGACGACCAGCTCGAAAGCCCGACCGTCGAGCAGAGCTTGACGCTCGGGGACAAGCGGCGGCGCGTGCCGCGCTGGTTCGACCCCGACCGTCCGGCGGCCCACGGCATGCAGCAGAGCGGTCGAGACCTCGCCGTCGCGCTGGCGGGTCAACGTGCGTTCGCGGCCGAGCCGGTCAGCCGCCTGCTCGACGAGGCTCTGGAAGCAGTCTCACGCCTCACTGGGCGCAAGCTCGAGCGCGTCACGCAGCACCGCATGGACGGGGCAGAGTACGTCTTCGTGGCCCAGGGCGCGGCCATCCACGCGGCGATCGCCGTGGCCGACTACCTGCGCAACGAGAAGAAGGAAAAGGTCGGCGTGCTGGGCATCGATTGGCTGCGGCCGCTGGCGGCCGCAGCTATCGAAGAGGCCCTGCGGCACGCCCAGGCCGTGACGGTGCTCGAGCGGACCGGCGACGCCCTGGCGGGCGGCGGCCCGTTGCTGCGCGAGATCCGAGCTGCCATCGGCGACACGGGACCGAAGCTCCTGCATGCGACCTACGGCCTCGGCGGGCAACCGCTCAGCAACGCGGATCTGTTGGCGTTGTTCGAGAACATGAGGCTGCCGACCGGCGCGCGCACGGACGTCGCTCTGGGTGTCTCGATGCCCAAGGCGAGCACTGCCCACCCGCGGCGCCAGGCCCTCGCACAGCGTCTGCTCGCCGAGTACCCGGAGCTGGCGCGTTCCACGCTGGCCATCGACGCGCCGTTGGATCTGCGACCGACCTCGGCGAAGACTGTGGCGCTGTGGGCACGGCATTCGGAATCTCCGGCTCCGGTGCTCGACGCTCTGGCGTCGGCGGTATCCAAAGTGGTGGGGCAGCACGTGCGCAGTCGTACCTCCACCGTGGAGCAGGGAACCTGGATGGCCCAGGTGACCGCCGCCGGCGAGGCGTTCTCGGATCTGGCTTCCGTCGTGTGGCACGACGTGGCGGTGGTGGCCACGCCGGAGCTGCCGGCGGCGATCAACCCCGCCGCGGAGGTGGCCAAGGGTGGCGCGCTGCTGCTCGCGAGCCCACTCTCCGAAGCGGAGCTGTGGCGCGAGCTGCCGGAGTCGTGGCAGCGCTCGATCGACGACCGCGAGCTCCGCGTCTTCGTGCTCGACGGCAGTGTGAGCGATCTCGTCAATTGGGTTCCCTGGCTGCTCGGCGCACCCGAGATGCCCGAAGGCGATCTCAAGCGGCTGACCGACGTCGATCCGCGGGTGCACGCGAACCCCGTGCCGCCCCTCGCCGTGCGGCGCTTCTCCCGGACCCGTTCCACCTACGACAACCTGCCCCGGTTCTGGGGGGAGCTCGCGCTGCCCCGGCTGGAGCAGGGCGTCGCCGAGACGTCGCCGGATCCCTACCTGTCTCTCGCGGCGGTGCCGCCGTCCACCTCGAGCTTGTTCGAGGTCGCGGTGCACAGGAATCGCATTCCGCTCGTCGACATCGAGCGCTGCGTCGGTTGCGGTGCGTGTTGGACCGCATGCCCGGATTCGGCCATCGTGCCCGGTATCATCGGCACGGAGGCGTTGCTCAACGCCGCGGCCGACATCGCCACGCCTCCCGGCGCGGAACGCAATCCCATCGCCGACAAGGTTCGTCGCGCCCACAAGCAGCTGGCCGCGCGCGTGGACGGCGCTCTCGCCAAGCAGAAGGCGACGAAGCTCGATGGCGCGCTGCTGTCGGAGAGCTTCTCCTGGCTGCTCGAGCAGATGAAGGTGTCGGCAGAGGAGCGCCCGGAATACGAGAAGGTATTCAAGGCGACGCTCGCCCAAGTGAAGAAGCTGCCCTACGCCGCAACAGAGCCCTTCTTCCATCGGCCTCATTCGGAGCAGAAGGGGAGCGGAGAGCTGGTGGCCTTGGCGGTGAGCCCGGCGGCGTGTCAGGGCTGCGGCGGCTGCAGCGCCGTGTGTCCGGAAGACGCGATCACGGTGGGCGAGCGCAACGAAGACAACGTGATCTCCGCGGGTGCGGGCTTCACGATCTGGGAGCAGCTGCCCGACCCGAGCGGCGAGAGCATCGCGCGTGCCGGGCGCTCGGAGGCCGTGGGCAACATGGCCGCCGTGATGACCTCGCGCCACACGCTCCTGGCGGTCACCGGCGGCGGTGGTCACGAGCCGGGCTCCGGCGCGCGGGTCGGTGCGCGGCTGGTGGCAGCGGTCACGGAGCTCGAGCAGCAGCGCCGCACGGTGCAGCGGGTGGGCGCGCTCAGGGACCTTTCGCAGCGCTGTCGCAGCGCCATTCGCGACGCCCTCGCCGGCGCCGTTCCCAGCGAGGACCTGGCGGCCCTCGACCGCGCCTTGGAGAGCACACCGGACCGCAGCGGGAACGTCGGCGCTCTGGTCGAGAAGCTGGGCGCCCTGGGCGCCAAGTCCACGGTGGACAGCGAAAGCGCGGAGCGACTGGTGAAGCTCGCCCGCTTGGTGGACGAAGAGCTGGCTCTGCTGGAGACCGGCGCAGACGGCATGGGCCGAGCGCGCTTTGGCTTGGTGATCGCCGGCGAGCCGCTGGGTGAGTGGGCCGCGGAGTTCCCGCGCAATCCCTTCGCCGTTCCCACCGTCGTGGACCTGTCGAGCGAGGCCCTCGATCTTTCCATGGGTCTGGCGGAGAGCTTGCTCGACCGCCACGCGGCGGAGGTCCGCCTGGCTCGACGCACGGAGCTGTGGCTCTCGAACCCCGGCAACGCAGTACTGGAAGAGCCCGCCGTCGAGCGCCTGGGATGGCAGGACCTGAGCGACGAAGAGATCGCCGCGTGCCCGCCCGTGGTCGTGCTCGCGGGCCCGGAGATCTTCGGTGCGGCGTCGCAAGCCGGGCTCTCCCGGGTGCTCGCGTCGCGCTTCCCGGTGAAGGTCGTGGTGCTCGACGGCCGCGAGCGCTGGATCGGCGCCACGGATCCGCTCCTGCCCTACGTGATGCAGCGTCGCGCTCTCGTGATGTCCTCCACCATCGCCCATCGCGAGCACCTGTTCGCGGGCGTATCGAGGGCGCTGGCACAAACCGGTCCGGCGCTGATCCACGTGTATGCGCCGAGCCCGAACCGTCACGGCTTCGACAGTGCGGATACCGTGGCGCGGGCTCGCGCCGCGGTGGACTGCCGCGTGCATCCGTTGTTCGTGTGGGATCCGGCGGAAGACGGCGTGTTCGGGACGCGCTTCCGCCTGGAGGGCAACCCCTCCGTGACCGAGCCGTGGGCCAAGGACGCCGAGGGCACGCTGCGCACGCCGGCTCACTTCGCCCTGGGCGAGACGCGCTTCGCGTCCCATTTCGTGGCGCCCGAGGGCGACACGTTGTCCATCGAGGAGTGGGCGCGGGCGGGCCGCGACGAGCGCGCCAAAGCGATGCCCATGGTGAAGCAGGGCGACGTGGAGTGCGTGCTCGACCGTGACCTGGCGGACGCGGTGCTGGAGCGCCTTTCGACCTGGCGCACCCTGCAGGAGCTGGCCGGCGTGGTCACGCCGTTCACCGCGAAGGTGAAGGCCGATGCGGACCGGGACGTGGCCGCGGCGCACCAACAAGAAATCGAAAAGATACGGGCAGAATACGAGGCAAAGCTCGCCGCTCAGAAGGCGACCCAGCTGGATGAAGCGACGGCTCGTTTGGGTCAGCGCCTGATCGAGCTTGCCGGCTACGCGCCCGCCCGTCGAGGAGACGGACAGGCATGA
- a CDS encoding ferritin family protein, with protein sequence MARFNSEEVLRFAVNIEKNGERFYRRAAEQMKDPRARELFSFLAREEVGHEQLFSRLLTKLGPLDVDVRHSEEYLAYLEAYVDNVVFSHDKAEAALDGVIDEATALGFAMQREQDSILFYMELRDMVPEDERPAIEAVIDEERSHYRKLAELAKQRVAPEAGGA encoded by the coding sequence ATGGCGCGATTCAATTCAGAAGAAGTCCTCCGCTTCGCCGTCAACATCGAGAAGAACGGTGAGCGGTTCTACCGGCGCGCGGCGGAGCAGATGAAGGACCCGCGAGCGAGGGAGCTGTTCTCTTTTTTGGCGCGGGAAGAGGTCGGGCACGAGCAGCTCTTTTCGAGACTGCTCACCAAGCTCGGTCCGCTGGACGTCGACGTGCGCCACAGTGAGGAGTACCTCGCCTATCTCGAGGCCTACGTGGACAACGTGGTGTTCTCCCACGACAAGGCGGAAGCCGCGCTGGACGGCGTGATCGACGAAGCCACCGCGCTAGGCTTTGCCATGCAGCGGGAGCAGGACTCGATCCTGTTCTACATGGAGCTCCGGGACATGGTGCCGGAGGACGAGCGCCCCGCCATCGAAGCGGTGATCGACGAGGAACGCAGCCACTACCGAAAGCTCGCGGAGCTCGCCAAG
- a CDS encoding RnfABCDGE type electron transport complex subunit D — translation MTQLTITTAPFEHGAPSTRAVMLEVVTASLVVVAAATYYFGVTALMITATCVTGATVTEWLLSERKSSLRDGSAILTGILLALTLPPAIPLWMALLGSVVAVALGKMIWGGLGRNLFNPALVGRAFLQAAFPVTMTTWVAPRQGMFHVEASTLAAPLMKSNVDVITSASPLGLAKFQHQATTLKPLLLGSISGSLGETAGLLLIVIGLWLAARRIFDWRLTLSTLVTVAVFSGILFAISPDKYPTPLFMLGSGGLLFGAVFMVTDPVTTPLTPKGAWIFGLGVGVLVVLIRLFGGLPEGVMYSILLMNAVTPLIDRKTQPRRFGG, via the coding sequence GTGACCCAGCTGACGATCACCACTGCGCCCTTCGAGCACGGCGCTCCGAGCACTCGCGCCGTGATGCTGGAAGTGGTGACGGCGAGCCTGGTGGTGGTCGCTGCGGCGACCTACTACTTTGGCGTTACCGCGCTGATGATCACGGCTACCTGCGTGACCGGCGCCACGGTGACGGAGTGGCTCTTGTCCGAGCGGAAGAGCTCTCTGCGCGACGGCTCGGCGATCCTCACCGGCATTCTGTTGGCCCTCACCTTGCCGCCGGCCATTCCGCTTTGGATGGCGCTGCTGGGCAGCGTGGTGGCCGTAGCCCTGGGGAAGATGATCTGGGGCGGCCTGGGTCGCAATCTGTTCAACCCCGCGCTGGTCGGCCGCGCGTTCCTGCAGGCGGCATTCCCGGTCACGATGACGACCTGGGTCGCTCCGCGGCAGGGCATGTTCCACGTCGAGGCCAGCACGCTGGCGGCGCCGCTGATGAAGTCCAACGTGGACGTCATCACCTCGGCGTCTCCCTTGGGGCTCGCGAAGTTCCAGCATCAAGCCACCACCTTGAAGCCGCTCTTGCTCGGCAGCATCTCCGGTTCCCTGGGCGAAACGGCAGGATTGCTCCTGATCGTCATCGGCTTGTGGCTGGCGGCGCGGCGCATCTTCGATTGGCGGCTGACGCTGTCCACGCTGGTCACGGTGGCGGTGTTCAGCGGCATCTTGTTCGCGATCTCTCCGGACAAGTACCCCACACCGCTGTTCATGCTCGGCTCCGGCGGTTTGCTGTTCGGTGCGGTGTTCATGGTGACGGATCCGGTGACCACACCGCTCACGCCCAAGGGCGCCTGGATCTTCGGTCTGGGCGTGGGCGTGCTCGTGGTCCTGATCCGCTTGTTCGGTGGGCTGCCCGAAGGCGTCATGTACTCGATCCTGCTGATGAACGCGGTCACCCCGCTCATCGATCGCAAGACGCAGCCGCGAAGGTTTGGAGGCTGA
- a CDS encoding electron transport complex subunit RsxA, with product MGNLAELAFIFASASVINNFTLAYFLGLCPFMGVTSRLDTALRLGLANIFVLLITSFAAWVLNSFVLVHAPYLRLISFIVVIASTVQFVEMAIKKLSPALFRALGIFLPLITTNCAILGLALFQTNRGYGLVEGLVYAFGAGVGLTLALVIMAGIREEADVNGVPDLVRGTAMSFFIAGILSMAFMGFAGLFSNA from the coding sequence ATGGGAAATCTCGCGGAGCTCGCCTTCATCTTCGCGTCCGCCAGCGTGATCAACAACTTCACGCTCGCGTATTTCCTGGGTCTGTGCCCGTTCATGGGCGTGACCAGCCGCCTGGACACGGCCCTCCGGCTGGGGCTGGCCAACATCTTCGTGCTGCTCATCACCTCCTTCGCGGCGTGGGTGCTGAATAGCTTCGTGCTGGTCCACGCGCCGTACCTGCGGCTGATCAGCTTCATCGTGGTCATCGCGAGCACGGTGCAGTTCGTGGAGATGGCCATCAAGAAGCTGAGCCCGGCGCTGTTTCGCGCCCTCGGGATCTTCCTGCCGCTGATCACCACCAACTGCGCCATCTTGGGCCTGGCTCTGTTCCAGACCAACCGGGGCTACGGGCTGGTGGAGGGTCTGGTGTACGCCTTCGGTGCCGGCGTGGGGCTCACCCTCGCGCTGGTGATCATGGCCGGCATTCGCGAGGAAGCCGACGTGAACGGCGTGCCGGATCTGGTGCGCGGTACGGCGATGAGCTTTTTCATCGCTGGCATCTTGAGCATGGCCTTCATGGGCTTCGCAGGGCTGTTTTCCAATGCGTGA
- the rsxC gene encoding electron transport complex subunit RsxC has product MTGLAFVLGSRGTFRHGVHPKEHKEATCQRSIERMPFVDEYLLPLSQHIGAPSKALVKPGQKVERGELIAEPGGFVSVGLHAPVSGTVKAVELRPHPNGKKMPTIVLTQDPYSSQKIRRMEVPDPESAEAGEIIDAIQHAGLVGMGGAAFPTHVKLKVPSGKRVSFVMLNGCECEPYLTCDHRVMVEEAEAVKRGLDLIMKLTGAERGYVGIERNKPDAIDRMREVAAGAPIEVMGLEVKYPQGAEKMLIDAILKKEVPSGGLPLDLEIVVQNVGTAAAIARLFDDGEPLIERAVTVTGPGIRRPSNLLVPIGTPIREVIEHCGGLLPEAKQVVLGGPMMGMAQKDLSVPVTKGTSGILVLTKAQTVVQEEPCIRCGRCVEACPMFLNPSRLAQLARAERTDTLKEFHVLDCFECASCSFSCPSHIPLVQLIRVGKAQVRQKEAR; this is encoded by the coding sequence ATGACCGGTCTCGCCTTCGTGCTGGGCTCTCGGGGCACGTTTCGTCACGGCGTGCACCCGAAGGAGCACAAGGAGGCGACGTGTCAGCGCTCCATCGAGCGCATGCCCTTCGTGGACGAGTATCTACTGCCCCTGAGTCAGCACATCGGCGCGCCCTCCAAGGCGCTGGTGAAGCCCGGGCAGAAGGTGGAACGGGGCGAGCTCATCGCGGAGCCAGGAGGCTTCGTGTCGGTGGGCTTGCACGCGCCGGTGAGCGGCACCGTGAAGGCGGTGGAGCTCCGGCCGCACCCGAACGGCAAGAAGATGCCCACCATCGTGCTGACGCAGGATCCCTACTCCAGCCAGAAGATCCGACGCATGGAGGTACCGGATCCCGAGAGCGCGGAGGCCGGTGAGATCATCGACGCCATCCAGCACGCCGGGCTGGTGGGCATGGGCGGCGCCGCGTTCCCCACGCACGTGAAGCTGAAGGTGCCGTCGGGCAAGCGCGTGAGCTTCGTGATGTTGAACGGCTGCGAGTGTGAGCCGTACCTCACCTGCGATCATCGCGTGATGGTGGAAGAGGCCGAAGCCGTGAAGCGCGGCCTCGACCTGATCATGAAGCTCACCGGCGCGGAGCGCGGCTACGTGGGCATCGAGCGTAACAAGCCGGACGCCATCGATCGCATGCGCGAGGTCGCTGCCGGCGCGCCCATCGAGGTCATGGGCCTCGAGGTGAAGTACCCACAGGGCGCAGAAAAGATGCTGATCGACGCCATCCTCAAGAAGGAGGTGCCGAGCGGTGGGCTGCCCCTGGATCTCGAGATCGTGGTGCAGAACGTGGGCACCGCCGCGGCCATCGCCAGGCTCTTCGACGACGGCGAGCCGCTGATCGAGCGGGCGGTCACGGTGACCGGTCCCGGCATCCGACGCCCGAGCAACCTGCTCGTGCCCATCGGCACACCCATTCGCGAGGTCATCGAGCACTGTGGCGGTCTTCTGCCGGAAGCCAAGCAGGTGGTGCTCGGCGGTCCCATGATGGGCATGGCGCAGAAGGACCTGAGCGTGCCGGTGACGAAGGGGACCAGCGGCATCTTGGTGCTGACCAAGGCTCAGACGGTGGTGCAGGAAGAGCCCTGCATCCGCTGTGGGCGCTGCGTGGAAGCGTGCCCGATGTTCCTCAACCCCTCGCGCTTGGCGCAGCTGGCCCGCGCGGAGCGGACCGATACGCTGAAGGAGTTTCACGTGCTCGATTGCTTCGAGTGCGCGAGCTGTTCGTTCTCGTGCCCCTCGCACATTCCCCTGGTGCAGCTCATTCGCGTGGGCAAGGCGCAGGTTCGCCAGAAGGAGGCACGGTGA
- a CDS encoding FMN-binding protein: MATEEPSSLRLAGTLAVAGLLSGLILVGVFIVTEPIIQQNHADALQRAIYKVLPGTKKIEAFKLSGDKIVPYEGKPGAPTKETLVYKGLDDSGASVGWAVPASGSGFQDTIALIYGFDPKKKAIIGMEILDSRETPGLGDKIGYDEHFRANFKALEVEPKIELVKRGEKTAPNQVDAITGATISSRAVVGILQSSTKEWVPRLGDEPAKTAAAGKGR, encoded by the coding sequence ATGGCTACGGAAGAGCCGAGCTCCCTGCGTCTGGCCGGTACCCTGGCGGTGGCCGGCCTGCTCTCCGGGTTGATCCTGGTGGGCGTGTTCATCGTCACCGAGCCGATCATCCAGCAGAACCATGCGGACGCCCTGCAGCGCGCCATCTACAAGGTGCTCCCCGGCACCAAGAAGATCGAGGCGTTCAAGCTCTCGGGCGACAAGATCGTGCCCTACGAGGGGAAGCCCGGCGCGCCGACCAAGGAAACGCTCGTCTACAAGGGCTTGGACGACTCGGGCGCGTCGGTAGGGTGGGCGGTGCCGGCTTCGGGCTCGGGCTTCCAAGACACCATCGCGTTGATCTACGGCTTCGATCCCAAGAAGAAGGCCATCATCGGCATGGAGATCCTGGACAGCCGGGAGACGCCGGGCCTCGGCGACAAGATCGGATACGACGAGCACTTCCGGGCGAACTTCAAGGCGCTCGAGGTGGAGCCCAAGATAGAGCTCGTGAAGCGCGGGGAGAAGACCGCGCCCAATCAGGTGGACGCCATCACTGGGGCCACGATCTCGTCCCGCGCCGTGGTCGGCATCCTGCAGAGCAGCACCAAAGAGTGGGTACCCCGCCTGGGTGACGAGCCGGCGAAGACCGCCGCCGCAGGCAAGGGACGGTGA
- a CDS encoding electron transport complex subunit E, with translation MASEEKQAWPELTKGLWRENPVFIAVLGLCPSMAVTNSLKNGLVMGIATTFVLFGSSSLVSALRKVIPKQVRISAYIIIIATFVTCVDFVLAAAMPEAHKQLGAFIALIVVNCVILGRAEAFAAKNSVGLAMADALGMSGGFTLALAMIGGIREILGSGSLLGFPIMGEHFEPWAIMVLPPGGFLTLGVLLTTFAWVKKRRAQRAAPAAERIEGEVA, from the coding sequence ATGGCGAGCGAAGAAAAGCAGGCGTGGCCCGAGCTCACCAAGGGCCTGTGGCGAGAAAACCCGGTGTTCATCGCGGTGCTGGGCTTGTGCCCGAGCATGGCGGTGACGAACTCCCTGAAGAACGGCCTGGTGATGGGCATCGCCACCACCTTCGTGCTGTTCGGTTCGAGCAGCTTGGTGAGCGCGCTGCGCAAGGTGATCCCCAAGCAGGTCCGGATCTCGGCCTACATCATCATCATTGCCACCTTCGTGACCTGCGTGGACTTCGTACTGGCAGCGGCCATGCCGGAGGCGCACAAGCAGCTCGGCGCCTTCATCGCGCTCATCGTGGTCAACTGCGTGATCCTCGGTCGCGCGGAAGCCTTCGCGGCGAAGAACAGCGTAGGGCTGGCGATGGCGGACGCGCTCGGGATGTCTGGTGGGTTCACGCTGGCGCTGGCGATGATCGGCGGCATCCGCGAGATCCTCGGCAGCGGGTCGCTGCTCGGCTTCCCGATCATGGGGGAGCACTTCGAGCCCTGGGCCATCATGGTGTTGCCCCCCGGCGGCTTTCTGACCCTGGGTGTCTTGCTCACGACCTTCGCGTGGGTGAAGAAGCGCCGCGCGCAGCGGGCAGCGCCGGCGGCCGAGCGCATCGAAGGCGAGGTGGCGTGA